AACTGCCAAACTTATTTGGTGCAAAATAATAAATAGTTATTAAAACGTAAATTAATTGAACAACCATTAATAAAACTATTGTTACAATCCATTTTTTTGAAAGGTTAGATAAAGCGAAAGCTGAAACTAAGATAAAAGCTGGTAACATTAAGTTATTCCTGAGTCCATGTGTTTGCCCCATTAACATTGTAGCCAAGGGAACAATCAAAATCCAAGAAACAAGTAGAAGTAAACTTTTCTTATTCATACTTGCCAGCTTGTAAAAACCAAATAAAATTAAAGGTAACTCAACTAAATACATCATACCCCATTCACCAGGATTGACTCGTGGGTTTCTGTCACCTCTTAAAAATAAAAATTCTGGGGATAAATTTTCTAGATAATTTTCAAAAAGAATTCTTGTATATGCAAGTGGCTTGTTATAAACAATAGGCTTAATCATCACTGGTAAAGTTGATAAGGTTCTTTGCTCATTGATCTTTTGTATGACAGACTCCTGTCTGTTTCTATCAGAAAAGATGTTCAAATCCAAAAAACGTACTTCTGAGGTACCTTTGAAGGTTTCATTCAATGAAAATACACTAAAAACAACCAACACTAATAAAGATAACTTAAACTTGTTATTTTTAAAAGTCTCCCTAAAACCAGAAAAACCTATTAATACTAAAAACAATAAAGGCAGTGTTAACTTAAAAGTAGGATATGTAAATATTGTTAACCCCCAAAGAAGGGCCATCCAAATGTATTTTTTATGCAAAAACATTAATATCCCAAAGGTTGCCAAAAACAAGGCAAAATGAGCTTCAAACCCAGCGCGTGATAAATAAATATCCCATAATGAGATTGAAGTTAAAAATGAAGCCCATAAACCAACCTTTTTACTAAACAACTTCTTACCTAAAAAGTACATTAGAATTATTATTCCAATTCCAGAAATTAAAGATAAGCTTCTTACCCCCCATTCAGATGGTCCAAACAACGCCACGAACGGTATACTACCGTAAACATAACCTGCAGGCCTACCTGCTCCCATTTTAAAGGTTAATGGAAGGCTTTCTCCAGTCTGGTCCATACCTGTTTTTAGAACGCTGTAAGCATCGTAAACCATAGTTAGTTCATCACCATACATAGGTAAGCTGTCAAGCTTAAAAACACGAAGTAGAGTCCCAAGAATAATGATTAAGAGTAGTATATAATTTAGATATGGAAGTTGTTTTAATGGGTTCAATTTTTGTGTTTTCTGCTGCCACCCTAGTTTCATATCTTTTAATTGTACTAAATATTCCATATTTAATCATTCCTATTTTACTCTTAACATTAATCTACTTCTACAAGCCACTAATTAAAGCTGTAAAAAACGTCAAAATCACCTTTAATTTAAAGTTTTTGATAGTTTTTGTAGTTTTTAGCATAGGCATTCTTGGCCAACTTGCAATTATTTCTCCAAGTGGCAACTATCAAGATGGAAACTTAGTCTTTTGGAGTGCACATGGACATGATGGACCATGGCACATTGCCCTAGTGGAGGAGATGAAAAAAGGTTACCCATTTGAAAACCCAATTTTTGCAGGTGAAAAATTAACAAATTACCATTTCTTTTCAGATATTCTGCCAACTATGGTAAGCCTCTATACACCAATATCAAACACGGATTCGTATTTTAGAGTTTTCCCTTTTTTCTACTCTTTATTTCTAGGTGCTTCTGTTTTCTACCTAACAAAAAAGTTAACAAAAAGTTTTAATGCAAGTATTTGGGCAGTTATCTTTACATACTTTGCAGGTAGTTTTGGTTATTTAATAGGAAAGGGAGAAAGCGTATTTTGGGCAACACAAATACAAAGCTCAAGTGGTAACCCACCACAAATTATTTCTAATTTTTTGTTTCTTGCAGGTATCTATTATGTATTAGTTTTTCTTGACCAAAAAGAGAAAATGCAAAGATTAAAATATTTTTTAATTTCCTTAGTAATTTTAGGAACCATATCATCTTTTAAAATCTATGCAGGTTTTGTATTACTACTAACCATTGCTTTGGTTGGCACCTGGAACCTGATATTTAAAAAAGATTTTAGATTATTTTTACTTTCACTAACAAGTGGTATTGTTGCACTACTTTTATATCTTCCAAATTCTGCAAACTCTACTTCATTTTTAATATATGAACCTTGGTGGTATATAAGAACATTGATCGTAGAACCATCAAGGTTAAATCTCCTAGACTGGGAATTAAGACGTCAAACATACATAGTTGAAAACAATTGGAAAAGAGTTATTTGGCTTGAGGGAATGGGTTTTTTAATATTTTTCTTTGGAAACCTAGGAATGAGAGCCATTGGTCTATGGGAATTCGTGAAATCAAACTCTATTTTTAAAATTGCAATTATCATCTCGATTACTATGCCTCTTTTATTTTTACAAAAAGGTGTAGCCAGTAATACTGCACAATTTTTACAATATTTTATATTACTTTTTGGGATAATGGCTGGAATTGCTGTATCAAAAATACTTAACACTAAACTAAAAACAATTACATTAGGAACTGTAATTATTATTTTAATGATCCCAACACAACTTACATTATTAAAAGATTTCTACGTCGCGGATGGCCATATCAGACCTCCATTTACTAAAGTTAACTCGTCAGAACTGGAAGCTCTTGAATTTATTAAAAACAACACAGAAATAAATTCTGTAATAATTACACCACCATACAATCAGTACCTTGATCAGAAAAAGAATATACCTGAAATATGGGACTGGTTTGACACTTCATATGTTTCTGCCTTTTCCGCAAGAAGAACTTATTTTGATGACTATGAACAAGTTGACATCATGGGCTATGACTACAGACCAAGACTTAAAACAAAAGAGGTTGTCTTTAGTGAAAAAGACGAAACGAAAGTTAAAGAAGCCATACTTTCAACAAATGCAAACCTACTTTACTTTCCAAAAGATTTAAAACCCCAAGTTAAACTAGATAGAATTGGATTTACCCTATTTTATGAAAACACTACTGTAGAAGTTTGGAAAATAAATTAGAATAAACTAGCTTCACTGTCTCTAGTCTACTGTCTGGTTTGTGAAATGTAACAATTGGAGCACCACCTATATGTAACTCTTCATCGTATATATACTCCAATATTTCATCTGTTTTCTCTGTTAAAAATATCTCAATTATTTCTTCATCCCCTGCACTTGGCGAAGAAAGAGTAAAGTAATATTTCTTACTTTCAGAGTCTGGTATTTTATCAAAAACAATCTTTACAAAATCTCCATCCCCAATATTGAAACCGTTTAAAGTTACTGATCTTACTAATCTTGCGTTTTCCTGATATAGATCAAAAAAAATATCTTTCTTGTTGTGTAGGTTTGGATTTTTAATAGTTGTCCCAACAGCGGTTAAGTTTTTGTTTTTTGACACAAAGTATTGGGTGAAAATTCTTTCTCCATAGACTGAAACTCTTCCCATGTCACCATACCCTGGCTGGTCATCTGCAGGTATCATCTGGATTAACATTGCCATCAAACCTGGAAATAGAAATAATAAAAACAAGATTGTAGCAATTGTAAAAACTGAAAACTTACTTTGTAAAAACATACTTTTTTTATTCATTTAATTTTAATTTACTCTTCTTAAATAAATTATATGACAAAATAACTGACAAACCAGCTAGGGCTGAGTGGATCAGACTTTGTAAACCATATGGATCATATATTTTTTGTATAAATGTAAATGGAGTTGGTAACAAATCAAACCATGTTGAGTAAATCCTAAATAGTGACAAAGTCATTGACCTGTCTGAATAAAACAGAGGAATAGAGATTGCCAGTACTGACCAAATAAATATAGGTATAGCTAGTTCTTTTCTTTTAACTGCAAGGATTACCAAAAAAGGAGCAATCCATAAAAGCCATGAAATATGGAAGTGGGAAAATGAAAACAGTATTAAAAGTATCGCAACAAAGTAGTGAAATAACTTTATTTTTGTGTCATTCAACCAACAATAGAAAAACAGTGCAGTGATTAAAAGAAGTCCCACAATTATAGACTCGCCAAACCCTATTACAAAATTTGGGGTAAATATTCTAGTCGATAACCCTGACAAAAGTGCAGAATTGACAAAAGCCTTTGACCAAAAAGGAATTATAGAAACTACAAATATAGATAGTGGGACAATAACAGTTAGTATTCTTGTCTTAGTGCTCTTTGCCTTTAAAAACAAAAATGGCACAAATAACAAAGCATACAACTTAAAGGAAATGGCAAGACCCAGAAACACGCTCGCCTTAATTAGTTTGTCAGTTTTTAGGTACAAGAGAGCAACTACTGTTAATAAAACAGCATACATGTCGATATTTGAAAAGGCATAGATGAGTATTATTGTAAATGGATTAAACAACCACAACTCAAATGCTTTGTCACCATTTTCTGATCTTTTGAAAAACTTAAGTAACAGATAAGCAATGGAAATATCTAATATTAGGAGTGGTAATTTAAGCGTAATTAAGTATTTAAAAATGTTTGGGTTGTTAACAACAGTATTTGCACCCGCGTCCATTATCCAGCTGCCAAAGTCACTACCTAAAACAGGCGAGATAATTGCCTGATAGGCTCCAATTGTAAAATATGTTAGAGGAAAATAAACAAACTCTTCTTTTAATGGAAGACTTGACTTATTATCACTTAAATAATTATATATGTCAGTCACCCCAGACTTTAAAAATGAGGTTTGAAATGCAATTGTTTTTACATCTGGATGAAACAAAAGTGCAGAAACTAGCAGACGCAATATAACGGCAGTTAAAAGCAATTTAATTTTCATTTTTTTTAATTCGGAAATAATAATAAATATAATATACTGCAATACCTACAAAAACAGAATGGAACAAACTACGCATCAAATTAACGTCTAGATTTAGTCCTAGTTGTGACCATATACCCGCTTGACCATAAAGTGATGGGTTAATTGGGGCAAATAACCATATAGAAAGACCTGGGTCGAAAAAGGTAACCAACATTATAAAACTTATAAATATTCCTAGTAACAACGGCCAATGTTTAAACTTTGAGACAACTAAGTCAATTATCAAAAATGGAGTTATCCATAGTAGCCACTGAGGGTGAGAATGGGTAAAGATGAAAAATATTAATAAAACAGAAAAGAATCTTTGCCACAAAAACTCGATGCGAGTTTTGTGGTAAAAATAAAAAATATAAAGGAAAATGACAGCTACTAAGAACAGAATAACAGACTGGCCACCCGACACAGGAATTTGAGCGTAAAAACTTTTGGTAGTTTGACTAGCTAAAAGTGCAGTTTTCCTAAATCCTTCAGACATTATAAACGGATAAGCAAATAAAGCATATGTTATTCCAGACGTAAACAAGATTTTTATTCTTTCCCACCAACTTTGCTTAAAAAAAGCTAGAGGAACTATAAAAAGTAATGGAAATATTTTAAATCCTGCACCTAGACCCAGTAAGATTGCGCTTAAGGTTAAGTTGTCTTTCTTGATTGCATAATACAATGCAGCGACGCTTAAAAAGGTTGGGATAATATCAAATTGTCCAACCATATAGGTTGCATACAGATTTATGGGGTTTATCATCCATAGTCCAAAAACAATGATCTTTTCCTTTCTTTCTTTAAAGAATGTCATCAAGATGAAAGCTACTGCTATGTCAAAAATAAAGTAGGGAAGTTTTAACAAAAACAACAATAAATTAAGTTGAACATTACCCAGCGTGGACTCAAAATCAAGTATAAAAGCTGTATGGACGCCACTATCAACTATCCAAGTAGTTAATAGTGAGGCACCTCCTAAGAAAAAGTAGGGTAATGGTGGATAGTTAAATAGGTGTCTAGGGTAAATTGAAAGATAAGGATGATCTTCTGGCAAATCCCAGAGATAATCGTAAAAATTAGTAACATTACCACCACCAATTACTTTTCCTGCGAAATCAAATACTGGGGTATCTGAATGGTAAGTAGTGGAAGCTAAAAATATACGCAACAAAATCCCAACTGTTAAAATTATTAACACAATTCTATTCATTTTTTATATATTAAGTAGATTGATACTCCCAAGGCCATTAATGAAACTATATCAAAAACAAGTCTTGTTGGCGACTCTCTATATTTTATTTCTACAATATGCTCCCCACTGGGGACCAAAAATGAAATTTGACCATATGGTTTACCTGACAGAATATTAACTCTTTGGCCATCTATATCTGCAATCCAACCTGGATAGTTATACTTTGAGTAATTTAAAACAAAATCAATCTGGCTGCTTGTGGTAATGCTTGCATCCAGTGCATTTAGCTCTTGTATAGTAAGCTCTACTTCCTCACTTTCGGTGTAAGCCCTAGGATAATTCTTATTAGGTCTTATCTCATTTTCTTTAGGAAGCCGCAAATATTCCTCTCCTGTTTTTTTGTATTCTTCACTTGCAGTAGGATATGGAATAAATCTATTTATATAATAGTCATCTGTCCTACCTAAATATTCACTGGTTTTAAAATAATTAAAGTTAAAAACAATTGCTCCAGCTATTATTACAATTGGTAAAAACCTTAAACTCTTAAATTTTGATAAAACTATTATAAAAATTGGACTAACCAATGTTATCATAGCCAAAAACCTCCAAGGAAATTGAAAGTAAGGTAATAGGGGAATGCTCCTCCATAAAAAGGCAGATCTATGATTCATCATAAATACACTAACCAGCACAACAAAGAATGACCAGCCAATAAATACTTTCTCACTTTTAGAAAATTTTTTGTTCTTTATAAAGAATAAGATTGTTCCAAGTGCAATTGTCACCAACCCAACAAGACCAACATAAAAAGACATTGTGTCATAGGGTCCCGGTACTGAAGCACCATAACCCCAATAAGGAGTAATAAATTGTTTTAAAGTCGGGTAGTGATCATAGAAGTTAAAAACAGTATCATACTTCATTAACCTACTTTCAAAAATAGCTGGAACCCAAAAATAACTTGAAATTAGCAGACCAATAATTAAACCCTTAAAGCTACTCAAAATTGCGTATCTTTTGTCCTTAACTAACCAATAAATTCTCATGGCAATAAACACTAATAGGAATGGTGTAAACATATACGCCATAATATTGTGCGACAGAATAAGTCCAGCAGTTCCCAAGCCCGCAATCCCCAACCACTTTAGTGATCTTTTTTCACTTGTCAGTTTTATATAAGACATTAAA
This bacterium DNA region includes the following protein-coding sequences:
- a CDS encoding glycosyltransferase family 39 protein; amino-acid sequence: MKLGWQQKTQKLNPLKQLPYLNYILLLIIILGTLLRVFKLDSLPMYGDELTMVYDAYSVLKTGMDQTGESLPLTFKMGAGRPAGYVYGSIPFVALFGPSEWGVRSLSLISGIGIIILMYFLGKKLFSKKVGLWASFLTSISLWDIYLSRAGFEAHFALFLATFGILMFLHKKYIWMALLWGLTIFTYPTFKLTLPLLFLVLIGFSGFRETFKNNKFKLSLLVLVVFSVFSLNETFKGTSEVRFLDLNIFSDRNRQESVIQKINEQRTLSTLPVMIKPIVYNKPLAYTRILFENYLENLSPEFLFLRGDRNPRVNPGEWGMMYLVELPLILFGFYKLASMNKKSLLLLVSWILIVPLATMLMGQTHGLRNNLMLPAFILVSAFALSNLSKKWIVTIVLLMVVQLIYVLITIYYFAPNKFGSFWSAEAKMVSLATIKTDKNIDITLSTKIDNIEYAYPVYAKIDPKDVISQYGKLPKIYDNVTISDK
- a CDS encoding glycosyltransferase 87 family protein; this translates as MNRIVLIILTVGILLRIFLASTTYHSDTPVFDFAGKVIGGGNVTNFYDYLWDLPEDHPYLSIYPRHLFNYPPLPYFFLGGASLLTTWIVDSGVHTAFILDFESTLGNVQLNLLLFLLKLPYFIFDIAVAFILMTFFKERKEKIIVFGLWMINPINLYATYMVGQFDIIPTFLSVAALYYAIKKDNLTLSAILLGLGAGFKIFPLLFIVPLAFFKQSWWERIKILFTSGITYALFAYPFIMSEGFRKTALLASQTTKSFYAQIPVSGGQSVILFLVAVIFLYIFYFYHKTRIEFLWQRFFSVLLIFFIFTHSHPQWLLWITPFLIIDLVVSKFKHWPLLLGIFISFIMLVTFFDPGLSIWLFAPINPSLYGQAGIWSQLGLNLDVNLMRSLFHSVFVGIAVYYIYYYFRIKKNEN
- a CDS encoding glycosyltransferase family 39 protein, with the protein product MFISRYTYLVIILLSLPAVRYLFVDGYFGVSDDLHIGWLFEMDRVVRSLQFPPRFVPDLSFGFGYPLFTFVYPLPFYVAEIFHLVGFSLVNSIKLVFGLSIPLSMVFAYKLFRIYMKEDFSLAGAVLYVYAPYRALELFVRGTIGEIVAFIFFPLILMSYIKLTSEKRSLKWLGIAGLGTAGLILSHNIMAYMFTPFLLVFIAMRIYWLVKDKRYAILSSFKGLIIGLLISSYFWVPAIFESRLMKYDTVFNFYDHYPTLKQFITPYWGYGASVPGPYDTMSFYVGLVGLVTIALGTILFFIKNKKFSKSEKVFIGWSFFVVLVSVFMMNHRSAFLWRSIPLLPYFQFPWRFLAMITLVSPIFIIVLSKFKSLRFLPIVIIAGAIVFNFNYFKTSEYLGRTDDYYINRFIPYPTASEEYKKTGEEYLRLPKENEIRPNKNYPRAYTESEEVELTIQELNALDASITTSSQIDFVLNYSKYNYPGWIADIDGQRVNILSGKPYGQISFLVPSGEHIVEIKYRESPTRLVFDIVSLMALGVSIYLIYKK